In Lathyrus oleraceus cultivar Zhongwan6 chromosome 2, CAAS_Psat_ZW6_1.0, whole genome shotgun sequence, the DNA window gggtatattttccgtttcaaattttttttaccattttcgttGAAGACTTCCGGAGAAGAAAATTTTTTGGCGTTTTTGcattgtataccggaacacttaagagtaagtcttccggtttgaaaagtgtataccggaacacttctctaAAGTGTTCCGGTTTGTTGTTTTTATGGACACTGAACCGGAAGTCTTctagaaagtcttccggtttgtaTACTTGTATACCAGAACACTTTCTTCaagtcttccggtttggatgatgtgtaccggaactcttctttgaagtgttccggtacgtaatttttttttttttttttaattttaattattattttttacaTTATTTTTGTAGTGGTTCGAAGAAGAGGTGCAGATGGCCGGATTCCAGTCCGCACGTTAGACCGGggtgcatcttcatctgcagctgcaactgagccgactggatatccaggagggccgtacgatacatcgcttttggtgaagtacgagcatcatgttgctcgacatatatggttcggtgaggtaagtaaatggactatatttgaaaatgaataatagttgaatattttataatttgttttctaatatgtgttttaattgtttttaggaaagaggaccaaagaaagagttgaaggttgccggacatggactgaagttgaattctagggttccattggctcttccaccacagatggagagttgggtatctagatccggtttagcttcactgcagagaacgagtctgaacaagatagacacaaatcttgtctctgcatttgtggaaagatggcatctagagacatcttcatttcacatgccgtttggtgaaatgagcattactttagaTGATGTCGCATGTCTACTTCACTTGCCCATTAGGGGTATCTTTtggagtcctcaggatgtgactgaagagctagctgttgaacttgctgttgactacctaggagtgtcacagagtcaggcacagtcacatgttcggagctgcagggggtcgtattacaagttggagtggttatatGATATATTCGTACATCATAGGGCTGCTTccagctgggcatatgcgactagagcatatctattgatgttggtgggttccaccatatttgctgataagacctttacacttgtagaggcacgatacctcctcctgtttagggacttggatggatgttcaggatatagttggggagcagctgcactAGTTATCCTCTACcgatatcttggagatgcgtccatgtacagttgcaaacagctaggtggatatcctactctcctacaggtatataatttaattttgttaattaagtgttagattcattttataaaatattgtaacttaatttgttttatttattatgtttttattttgtaacagtgttggattcacgagtattttccaactgttggaaaaagaggggagaattggaaTCCTGCTGGAAACTGTGGTCTTCcccgagcgatgagatggtcgtatagacagggagtcctgaaggtcgatgatttacgacctattttggacgagctgacacctaCCGACGTCATCTGGCgaccatttgaggatcatagagcatggcgtgtatttgatgagatatgtctttacaggggctgtttgaagtggggtgaaacagttgttccatacttgcctgatagatgtttacgtcagttcgggtataggcagtatgttccatccccacctctggattgtatgatggcgacggatattgatgttgattggatcaGTTACCATCAGAGTGTTGTCGATGTGATCGGTTCATCTTCCGTGGCCACCTATCCTTGTCTATTAATTCCAACCCCAACTCTCTGCGAACCATTGaccaaccatcctcaccatatccatgcaatgatgcaatgactctaaatccacaattaccatctgattcaacattaactacatcttcaatgtatgacctaatatgattaggaaattgaacaatgaattgtggttgcttctttgataatttgatcttcttcgaagtctgtgatggttgagattgcctttgtgaagattgagatgccttatcaacatactcatgatacgaagggtccctataaacatcataatctgctggttttttccctttcttcttcactcctcctttggtttttattttctcaggtggtggacacaatgttgtcattgttgggtatgctagttcacataccctactccttaatgcccttttcccaacaacatctaatgacctaaatcgTCTCCACAACTCATTCATTGCAGCTgtcatatccacctctgatccatcatcttcacctatctctaactcaacttccatagttagtttcctccaatgaacatgaacaacatcaatgggtatcggtataccacctactctgtatcttcctaactcacaagcacaaggtaacccataagatgttctaagagtacaaccacatatttgcctgttagttccaacataatcaactctcaataactcttcagcaatacgtctcaaagcagctcgagatacagaaccacgcaaataaccataaaagggacTTACGTGTGCGTTctcaacttcgtaaaaactcttttgaaatgaagctctaatgtttcccagttgtaacctcaagttgttattcatggcttcccaacatttgaccatgtcacctatactgtttcctaacatctgctttaacttccaatgagcagattcaaccctaaaaatatcagatataaaaaataccattagatattgaaaataacacatcaaaaaacataaaaaaatatcaaatataaaattataagacgtaccgattagtcgttgtgttacccaaatgtaggactcgattaatccatgctccaacaaatctatgcctatgtggagtcaaccatgtgtctttcacataattaataaatccactataatcaacacatgcttgctcaagttgatgcaaccgctgaccatactcaacctcatcactagcccagacaacttccatccataatgtgtctatcgtcttttgcaggtcattcaccacatgttgtttgcatttggcaccaacgtttttgttaatgtgaaatctacatagcaaattaatcgagttgggaaacacaacttcaattgctttcatcaaagcaagatctctatctgtcaaaatcacttgtggacacatgtctttcttcacaaacaactcttttaatttctccaatacccagcaaaaattctctgtttgctcagactccatatatgcaaatccaacagcaaaagtcaactcagtcgatgtcatgccaacaatttcaaacaaaggttgtctatatttgtttgtcttgtaggtgctatccataactaacacaatcggaaatatattcaacaacttcactgaatcaggatgtgcccaaaatatctctctcaccacttccgagtcatccttttttctactccaatacacatatcctacatcctcaataagcttaaacagatgttgtatctcactccttggacctcttatctctttttctatcacactcttatgcttgtatacttgcgta includes these proteins:
- the LOC127123829 gene encoding protein MAIN-LIKE 1 gives rise to the protein MESWVSRSGLASLQRTSLNKIDTNLVSAFVERWHLETSSFHMPFGEMSITLDDVACLLHLPIRGIFWSPQDVTEELAVELAVDYLGVSQSQAQSHVRSCRGSYYKLEWLYDIFVHHRAASSWAYATRAYLLMLVGSTIFADKTFTLVEARYLLLFRDLDGCSGYSWGAAALVILYRYLGDASMYSCKQLGGYPTLLQCWIHEYFPTVGKRGENWNPAGNCGLPRAMRWSYRQGVLKVDDLRPILDELTPTDVIWRPFEDHRAWRVFDEICLYRGCLKWGETVVPYLPDRCLRQFGYRQYVPSPPLDCMMATDIDVDWISYHQSVVDVIGSSSVATYPCILSFSDSSNHYATLGNNVDREKLVWSNDIPPPSLSWF